The following coding sequences lie in one Leptospira inadai serovar Lyme str. 10 genomic window:
- a CDS encoding response regulator, whose translation MGSPVILVIDDEVQIRRLLRMACEPEGYKLEEAVSVDDALSKFYMVRPDIVVLDLGLPARGGEEFLVQIRESGAKVPVLVLSVKDSEKDKIHLLDIGADDYLTKPFGIGEFLARIRVLLRHSSPEKTDVKVKIGSLELDFGTRRVTKSGKDVRLTPTEYSFLKLLATYPGKIVTQTQILKELWGPNQISEAGYLRVYVNQIRKKIEADPSKPEILITEPGVGYYLKAENQPGNF comes from the coding sequence TTGGGTAGTCCGGTCATTTTAGTCATTGATGACGAAGTTCAGATTCGCAGATTATTAAGGATGGCCTGCGAACCCGAAGGTTATAAATTAGAGGAGGCCGTTTCGGTAGATGATGCATTATCAAAATTTTATATGGTCCGACCCGATATAGTCGTTTTAGATTTAGGTTTGCCTGCGAGAGGAGGTGAGGAATTTCTCGTTCAAATTCGGGAATCCGGCGCCAAGGTTCCGGTTCTAGTGCTGAGCGTTAAAGATTCGGAAAAAGATAAGATTCATCTGTTAGATATAGGCGCCGATGATTATCTGACCAAGCCTTTCGGGATAGGCGAATTTCTAGCCAGGATTCGAGTACTTCTTCGTCATTCTTCTCCCGAAAAGACGGATGTTAAGGTAAAAATAGGAAGTCTGGAATTGGACTTTGGAACGAGACGAGTAACGAAATCGGGAAAGGATGTTCGCTTGACTCCGACGGAGTATTCTTTCCTAAAATTGCTCGCCACCTATCCGGGTAAAATCGTCACTCAGACGCAAATTCTAAAGGAACTCTGGGGCCCGAACCAGATCTCGGAAGCGGGTTATTTGCGCGTTTACGTGAATCAGATTCGGAAAAAAATCGAAGCAGATCCGAGTAAGCCGGAGATATTGATAACCGAACCCGGTGTAGGGTATTATTTAAAAGCGGAAAATCAGCCCGGAAATTTCTAG
- a CDS encoding cation:proton antiporter, giving the protein MKRNVFYYILLITLFFLVFLIILNFGEKIEAEISTPIVSRNSTHESALWLDRSTIAISNTFEKLAKGLKEPLAILLFQIGVVLIATRIFGKLAVSIGQPSVIGEILAGILLGPSLFGTLFPETYSFVFPKASLGILQLLSQIGLVFFMFIVGMELDLKILRNQADSAILISHASILLPFLLGGILALSFYGRLAPEGISFLSFSLFMGIGMSITAFPVLARIVQEKGLTKTKLGGLALTCAASDDLTAWCLLACVIALVQAGGLLPGLMTILLALIYILFMWKLVLPWMRRAGQIFTNREAFTKTAVAFFLLFPIGSAWITESIGIHALFGAFLAGVVMPDRPKLRTLLAEKVEDVSTAIFLPLFFALTGIRTRIGLLNEGNLWWDFVWVLAVAILGKFAGSAIAARLSGKTWKDSLSLGALMNTRGLMELIVLNIGYDLGILSSQVFSMMVLMALVTTFMTGPSLSLIEKIFASPRKDTKRGGILVAFALHSRGIDLLRLADGLFPNGNKAKEVTALHMSPDSSISRKVAQRYEKTSFEPLHKLSKELGLKLKTLYKPSDNVTKDILKTIQSGNYNIFLTGGARSLFSDDVLGGKIRTLLSESNGNAGILVAEKLGNLDRLTVAMYSETDSMLLTLACRLAKNLGSKVSVWDPRGAVQRLTQKDRNLIKKEKIPILREADPVVLGEADLILCNLETWEEEPELRNWELSDGSGLFLIRFSKEIEFL; this is encoded by the coding sequence ATGAAACGTAACGTATTTTACTATATTCTTCTTATAACTCTCTTCTTCTTAGTTTTTCTAATTATATTAAATTTCGGTGAAAAGATAGAAGCGGAAATTTCCACTCCGATCGTTTCCCGGAATTCAACCCACGAATCGGCTCTATGGCTCGACCGATCGACGATCGCAATCTCGAACACCTTCGAAAAGTTGGCCAAAGGATTGAAAGAACCGCTCGCGATTCTTCTGTTTCAAATCGGTGTCGTTTTGATCGCCACAAGGATATTCGGAAAACTTGCGGTCTCGATCGGACAACCTTCGGTTATCGGGGAAATTCTGGCCGGTATTTTATTGGGCCCTTCCCTATTCGGAACCCTATTTCCGGAAACTTACTCGTTCGTATTCCCGAAAGCTTCATTAGGTATTTTGCAATTACTAAGCCAAATCGGTTTGGTTTTCTTTATGTTCATCGTAGGCATGGAATTGGATTTGAAGATTCTGAGGAACCAGGCCGACTCGGCGATCTTAATTTCACATGCCAGTATATTACTACCCTTCTTATTAGGCGGAATCTTAGCGCTTTCCTTTTACGGAAGATTAGCGCCGGAAGGAATTAGCTTCCTCTCCTTTTCGCTTTTTATGGGAATCGGGATGAGCATCACCGCCTTTCCCGTCTTGGCAAGAATCGTACAGGAAAAAGGGCTTACTAAAACGAAATTAGGAGGACTGGCTTTAACCTGCGCCGCTTCCGACGATCTAACGGCCTGGTGCCTGCTCGCCTGCGTAATCGCTCTCGTTCAAGCGGGCGGACTCTTACCCGGTTTAATGACGATTCTTCTGGCGCTGATTTACATTCTTTTTATGTGGAAGTTGGTTTTGCCTTGGATGCGGAGAGCGGGCCAAATATTTACGAACCGAGAGGCTTTTACCAAGACCGCGGTCGCTTTTTTTCTACTGTTTCCGATCGGATCCGCATGGATCACCGAGTCGATCGGCATTCATGCGTTATTCGGCGCGTTTCTCGCGGGAGTCGTTATGCCGGATCGACCGAAACTGAGAACTCTCCTAGCCGAAAAAGTCGAGGACGTTAGCACTGCGATCTTTCTTCCGCTATTTTTCGCATTAACGGGCATACGTACTCGGATCGGATTATTAAACGAAGGAAACCTATGGTGGGACTTCGTATGGGTATTGGCCGTCGCAATCCTGGGAAAATTTGCGGGCAGCGCGATTGCCGCGAGATTATCGGGTAAGACTTGGAAGGACTCGCTATCCTTGGGTGCGTTGATGAACACTCGAGGATTAATGGAGCTCATAGTTCTGAACATCGGATACGATCTCGGCATCCTCTCTTCCCAAGTGTTCTCTATGATGGTGCTCATGGCTCTCGTGACCACCTTTATGACCGGCCCTTCCTTAAGCCTGATCGAAAAGATATTCGCATCGCCTCGAAAGGATACGAAACGAGGAGGGATTCTAGTCGCGTTCGCGCTCCATTCGAGAGGAATCGACCTGCTTCGGTTAGCCGACGGATTATTTCCGAACGGTAACAAAGCCAAGGAAGTCACGGCCTTACACATGAGTCCGGACTCCTCCATTTCCCGAAAGGTAGCGCAAAGATACGAAAAAACCAGCTTCGAGCCTCTGCATAAACTTTCGAAAGAATTGGGCCTAAAACTCAAAACGTTATACAAGCCCTCCGATAACGTCACGAAAGACATTCTGAAGACAATTCAATCAGGAAATTATAATATATTTCTGACAGGCGGAGCGAGATCGTTATTCAGTGACGACGTCTTGGGGGGAAAAATTCGCACCTTACTTTCCGAATCGAACGGTAATGCGGGAATTTTAGTGGCGGAAAAGCTAGGCAATCTCGATCGATTAACCGTCGCGATGTACTCGGAAACCGATTCGATGCTGTTGACTTTGGCATGTAGACTGGCAAAGAATCTAGGATCCAAAGTTTCCGTTTGGGATCCCAGAGGAGCGGTTCAACGATTGACCCAAAAGGACAGAAATCTGATTAAGAAGGAAAAAATTCCGATTTTGAGAGAAGCGGATCCTGTCGTATTGGGAGAGGCCGATTTAATTCTTTGCAATTTGGAGACATGGGAGGAGGAACCGGAACTTCGAAATTGGGAACTCTCCGATGGCTCGGGTTTATTCCTGATTCGCTTTTCCAAAGAGATCGAATTTCTCTAG
- a CDS encoding penicillin-binding transpeptidase domain-containing protein produces the protein MRGLVFFILTEFFLFLSCGTRKEISPPVEKLAEVPGRKICLIFSELETDETLLVNPKDCKRDLPPLHLFHPMIALAALEIGTLKEPDALYKWDKTKYPYIRWQKDQNLRTALASSTVWYFQKLLTETAGFKIQNWLAGTDLPKPSTLESGRAFWMDGDYALNGEELFFFLKKLVTRKLSVREKNSSMILSGLERTPGEVSNSTGIHRLAGNWGNAEKFYSDSGSAYSAGRSISLFWFYWKFPDKSFLFLSRIESESETLPPLEAARYGTEFLRANGIWEKFLFQ, from the coding sequence ATGAGAGGACTCGTTTTTTTCATCCTTACGGAGTTCTTCCTATTTCTCTCTTGCGGAACTAGAAAGGAAATATCTCCTCCCGTAGAGAAATTGGCGGAAGTCCCCGGAAGAAAAATCTGTCTAATTTTTTCGGAACTGGAAACTGATGAAACGCTTCTCGTCAATCCTAAGGATTGCAAAAGAGACCTCCCTCCTCTACATCTCTTCCATCCGATGATCGCACTGGCAGCGTTGGAAATCGGTACGCTCAAGGAACCCGACGCGCTTTATAAATGGGACAAAACGAAATATCCGTACATTCGCTGGCAAAAGGACCAAAATTTAAGAACGGCTCTAGCTTCTTCCACGGTTTGGTATTTTCAAAAATTGTTAACCGAAACCGCCGGATTCAAAATACAAAACTGGTTGGCGGGCACGGATCTACCTAAGCCCTCGACTCTCGAAAGTGGCCGAGCTTTCTGGATGGACGGAGACTATGCCTTAAACGGAGAGGAGTTATTCTTTTTTCTAAAGAAACTCGTTACTCGAAAATTATCCGTCCGGGAAAAGAACTCATCCATGATCCTTTCCGGATTGGAAAGAACACCGGGAGAAGTCAGCAATTCCACCGGAATCCATCGGTTGGCGGGAAATTGGGGAAACGCGGAGAAATTTTATTCGGATTCCGGATCCGCGTATAGCGCCGGACGAAGTATTTCCCTATTTTGGTTCTATTGGAAGTTCCCGGATAAATCGTTTCTATTTCTTTCCAGAATCGAGAGCGAATCCGAAACATTACCGCCTCTGGAAGCGGCTCGGTACGGAACCGAATTTTTACGAGCGAACGGCATTTGGGAAAAATTTCTTTTTCAATAG
- a CDS encoding DNA methylase, producing the protein MSIAVRKKERKILSGEFWTAKQRQAHPIHYVVSYRASFKPELPSFFIGKYLGSKKGVVFDPFGGRGTTALQANLEGHAAIHNDISPMSLVLAKSRQTIPSVSDLERRLSRLDLSAKVPEEEGDSDLLHFYHKDTLRELKNLRKILLADDSPEIKYLGLTALSRLHGHSAGFFSVYSFPQISIPPLAQKRNNEKKGVRPEYREVKPRILQKLKRDLKENLPPFFHEFSSRNLYTNHSSLDLSSLPDSCTDLVVTSPPFLDKVNYEEDNWLRYWFLDIILEKEQKPSIFGTLAGWCEFIQGTLLELSRVIKSGGVLVLEVGEVRKGKTVFNLDEYVIRCSEGTGLVWENTYINDQKFTKLANCWNVSNNEKGTNSNRCVVFRNFK; encoded by the coding sequence ATGAGCATAGCGGTACGAAAGAAAGAACGGAAAATTCTGAGCGGAGAGTTTTGGACGGCTAAACAAAGGCAAGCTCATCCGATTCATTACGTAGTCAGCTATCGCGCCTCTTTTAAACCGGAATTGCCGTCTTTCTTTATCGGAAAATATTTAGGTTCAAAAAAAGGAGTCGTATTCGATCCTTTTGGTGGGCGGGGAACGACCGCTCTTCAGGCGAATTTAGAAGGTCACGCAGCGATACATAACGATATCAGCCCGATGTCCTTGGTTCTGGCAAAATCCAGGCAGACGATTCCTTCGGTCTCCGACTTGGAGAGAAGACTTTCCCGTTTGGATTTGAGCGCAAAAGTTCCCGAAGAGGAAGGCGACTCCGATTTATTACATTTCTATCATAAAGACACCTTACGGGAATTGAAAAATCTTCGTAAAATTCTTCTGGCCGACGATTCCCCGGAAATTAAGTATCTCGGATTGACCGCTCTATCGCGATTACACGGACATAGCGCCGGATTCTTTTCGGTTTATAGCTTCCCTCAAATTTCGATTCCGCCTCTCGCACAAAAGAGAAACAACGAAAAGAAAGGAGTTCGGCCGGAGTATCGGGAAGTGAAACCTAGAATTCTGCAAAAATTAAAGAGAGACTTAAAGGAGAATCTTCCTCCTTTTTTCCACGAATTTTCCTCCAGAAATCTTTATACGAATCATTCCTCACTCGATCTTTCCAGTCTTCCCGACTCGTGTACCGATTTAGTCGTGACCTCTCCTCCCTTTCTGGACAAGGTGAACTATGAAGAGGATAATTGGCTCCGGTATTGGTTCCTTGATATCATTTTGGAAAAGGAGCAGAAACCGAGCATTTTCGGAACTCTTGCAGGTTGGTGTGAATTCATTCAAGGAACTCTTCTGGAATTATCTAGAGTCATAAAGTCCGGTGGAGTTTTAGTATTGGAAGTGGGCGAAGTTCGAAAGGGTAAGACTGTCTTCAATTTAGACGAATACGTTATCCGTTGCTCCGAAGGTACCGGCTTAGTTTGGGAAAACACGTACATTAATGATCAGAAGTTTACGAAACTTGCCAACTGCTGGAATGTGTCCAATAACGAAAAGGGAACCAACTCGAATCGCTGTGTAGTTTTTCGGAATTTTAAATAA
- the flgG gene encoding flagellar basal-body rod protein FlgG → MMRSLWTAATGMIAQQFHIDTISNNLANVNTTGFKKNRADFEDLVYQHMVLAGTPATSVSEIPTGVNVGHGVRAAASQKLFEIGSFQATGNKLDLAITSEMGFFKIQMPDGSFAFTRDGSYKIDSNQQVVTSNGYLLEPPIILPEGAILNTLMISEQGEVTVKIGADVRPTVIGQIELYRFVNPAGLQAIGKNLFQETVASGPEIPGTPGMEGFGNVLQGFLEMSNVKIVEEMVNMIVAQRAYESNSKAIQTSDNMLSTAIGLKR, encoded by the coding sequence ATGATGCGATCCCTTTGGACCGCGGCGACCGGAATGATCGCCCAGCAATTCCATATTGATACTATTTCCAATAACCTCGCTAACGTAAATACGACAGGCTTTAAAAAGAACCGTGCGGACTTCGAAGACTTAGTTTATCAGCATATGGTTCTTGCGGGAACTCCTGCGACTTCGGTTAGCGAAATTCCGACCGGTGTGAACGTAGGACACGGAGTTCGAGCCGCAGCCTCTCAGAAACTATTCGAAATAGGTTCGTTTCAGGCCACCGGAAATAAGTTGGATTTAGCGATCACGAGCGAGATGGGCTTCTTTAAAATACAAATGCCGGATGGAAGCTTTGCGTTCACAAGAGACGGTTCTTACAAGATCGATTCGAACCAGCAGGTGGTGACCTCCAACGGGTATCTTTTGGAGCCTCCGATCATACTTCCCGAAGGTGCCATCTTAAACACTTTGATGATCTCGGAGCAGGGAGAAGTCACCGTCAAAATAGGCGCGGATGTTCGTCCGACGGTAATCGGTCAGATCGAATTATATCGATTCGTAAACCCGGCCGGTCTTCAAGCAATCGGTAAAAACTTATTCCAAGAAACGGTCGCCTCCGGTCCCGAAATTCCGGGAACACCGGGGATGGAGGGTTTCGGTAACGTCCTTCAAGGATTTTTGGAAATGTCGAACGTCAAGATCGTGGAAGAAATGGTGAATATGATCGTTGCTCAAAGGGCTTACGAATCCAATTCGAAGGCGATCCAAACTTCGGATAACATGTTATCGACGGCGATAGGTCTGAAGCGTTAA
- the flgA gene encoding flagellar basal body P-ring formation chaperone FlgA: MSFRFLGIPLFVFGIVWIGAGGVFAMDTVYLRGKLLTDKKEVLLSEIAKMPDRMQDKIVLRNLESPILIGPEDIRNLFPNVSVSGKETLILPLNSELDPKDLEDSVSKEIAKFSQEKGAEYRITYLDGERSVPASGVDLRWAGLPQVIHAGQVVASLDFYFQQRKVHTQRIKFKIEKKASVFFAKKTILKGQKLDADSLEERSVFLEEAFTDGIGLESVGSTALKDLQAGELLRRKHIRFLYDVQRGGDIQLVYIRGNLVVKAKTKALTSGNLGELVEVSSHAKEGKLTARVVEKNTVLLEN, from the coding sequence ATGAGTTTTCGTTTCCTTGGCATACCACTCTTCGTGTTCGGAATCGTATGGATCGGCGCCGGAGGAGTATTTGCCATGGATACGGTTTATCTGCGCGGAAAATTGCTAACGGATAAAAAGGAAGTCCTGCTTTCGGAGATCGCAAAAATGCCCGATCGGATGCAGGACAAAATAGTATTACGAAATCTTGAATCTCCTATTCTAATCGGACCGGAGGATATTCGAAATCTTTTTCCGAATGTTTCGGTTTCGGGAAAAGAAACGCTGATTTTACCGCTGAATTCCGAACTGGACCCCAAGGATTTGGAGGACAGCGTCTCTAAGGAGATCGCCAAATTTTCTCAGGAAAAGGGCGCCGAATATCGCATAACGTATTTGGACGGAGAACGATCGGTTCCCGCTTCCGGAGTCGATCTTCGGTGGGCAGGGTTACCGCAGGTGATTCATGCCGGACAAGTCGTCGCCTCCCTGGATTTTTACTTTCAGCAAAGAAAAGTCCATACTCAGAGAATCAAATTCAAAATCGAGAAGAAGGCCTCCGTATTCTTCGCAAAGAAAACCATATTGAAAGGCCAAAAATTGGATGCGGATTCCTTGGAAGAGCGAAGCGTTTTTCTTGAAGAAGCGTTTACTGACGGGATAGGATTGGAAAGCGTAGGATCTACTGCTCTAAAAGATCTACAGGCGGGGGAACTTCTGCGTCGGAAGCATATTCGCTTTTTGTACGATGTCCAGCGAGGCGGAGATATACAGTTGGTTTATATTCGAGGCAATTTGGTAGTGAAAGCGAAGACGAAAGCGCTGACCTCGGGGAACCTCGGAGAATTGGTGGAAGTTTCCTCTCATGCTAAGGAAGGAAAATTAACGGCTCGCGTAGTGGAAAAGAATACGGTATTATTAGAAAATTAA
- a CDS encoding flagellar basal body L-ring protein FlgH: MFRIGIKRLAVLLFSLGTFLAVAAQELSQWQDKNPYSRSQNIKVGTAVFVRLKDGFNAEFEMESTADENITIKAVPDKKIIPDNPSYNNDRSIVRKNKGKIKSLGKLKGNLTATVTAIDPATGLLTLQGQRSSTYNGEPSGVVLTGRLSPEFLTKDNSVDADRIADLQIQFTGRIQPKDLQPPIALKTITNPDGSVTVKAELSDEEKQRFIVDQLNRLLGESR, translated from the coding sequence ATGTTTCGAATTGGAATTAAAAGACTAGCCGTCCTCTTATTTTCTTTAGGGACCTTCCTGGCCGTTGCCGCGCAGGAGCTATCTCAATGGCAGGACAAGAATCCGTATTCAAGATCGCAAAATATTAAGGTCGGAACCGCGGTATTCGTTCGACTGAAAGACGGTTTTAACGCCGAATTTGAAATGGAATCTACGGCGGACGAAAATATCACGATCAAAGCCGTGCCGGATAAAAAAATCATTCCGGATAACCCTTCGTATAACAACGATAGGAGCATAGTTCGAAAGAATAAAGGAAAGATAAAGTCTTTAGGAAAATTGAAAGGCAACTTAACAGCGACGGTGACTGCGATAGACCCTGCGACAGGGTTACTCACTCTGCAAGGCCAAAGATCCTCGACCTATAACGGGGAGCCTTCCGGCGTCGTTTTGACCGGGCGTCTCTCGCCGGAATTTCTAACCAAAGATAATTCGGTCGATGCGGATCGGATCGCGGATTTGCAGATCCAGTTCACGGGGCGTATCCAACCCAAGGATTTGCAGCCTCCGATAGCTCTTAAAACGATTACGAATCCGGACGGTTCGGTTACGGTTAAAGCCGAATTATCCGACGAAGAAAAACAGCGTTTCATTGTGGACCAGCTCAATCGTCTTTTGGGAGAATCCAGGTGA
- a CDS encoding flagellar basal body P-ring protein FlgI — protein MSRILFFFLLITASVQAAEVRLKDFAKIEGIRDNQITGYGIVIGLPGTGDSKTPMTSESMKNYLKNLGVDANLKPDQTKNIASVLITANIPSYARKGDRLDVTVSSIGDAKSLEGGVLLQSPLKTANDKVYAVASGVISFGGKVENERSSSGRGSKKTVGIVHQGAIVESELKEEFFANQRVVIRLNEADFSMLNNLINKIRETVPEKFGLKADSIQALSPSEIVLEVGPGFSNKSPGLLALLSDLENLSVESSPKAKVVINERSGVIVMGGNIVIDEVAVSRSGLSLSVADKNRRSPRLGRDNQQPPKESFLIEEATQVSDVVDALNKVGASTRDIIAILEALKTAGALHAELEVQ, from the coding sequence GTGAGTAGAATTCTTTTCTTTTTTCTCTTAATAACGGCCTCGGTTCAAGCTGCGGAAGTCCGACTCAAGGACTTCGCTAAGATCGAAGGAATTCGGGACAATCAAATCACGGGTTACGGAATTGTGATAGGTTTACCGGGAACCGGAGATAGCAAGACTCCCATGACAAGCGAAAGTATGAAAAACTACTTAAAAAATCTGGGAGTCGATGCGAATCTCAAGCCGGACCAAACTAAAAATATAGCCTCGGTTTTAATTACGGCCAATATTCCGTCTTACGCCCGTAAAGGAGATCGATTGGATGTTACCGTTTCTTCGATAGGCGACGCTAAATCTTTGGAGGGTGGAGTCCTTTTACAATCTCCGTTAAAGACCGCTAACGACAAGGTCTACGCCGTAGCGAGTGGAGTGATTTCCTTCGGTGGAAAGGTGGAGAATGAACGTTCTAGCTCGGGACGCGGTTCCAAGAAAACCGTGGGCATCGTTCACCAAGGCGCCATCGTAGAATCGGAATTGAAGGAAGAATTTTTCGCGAATCAGAGAGTCGTAATTCGGTTAAACGAAGCGGACTTTTCGATGTTGAATAACCTTATTAATAAGATACGTGAAACGGTACCCGAAAAATTCGGTTTAAAAGCGGACTCGATCCAGGCTTTATCTCCTTCGGAAATCGTCCTGGAAGTAGGCCCGGGATTTTCCAATAAATCCCCGGGTCTTTTGGCTCTCCTTTCCGATTTGGAAAATTTGTCGGTAGAATCCTCGCCGAAGGCAAAGGTGGTGATCAACGAGCGCTCCGGAGTCATCGTGATGGGCGGAAATATAGTCATAGACGAGGTAGCAGTCTCGCGATCCGGCTTAAGTCTTTCGGTTGCCGATAAAAACCGTCGCAGTCCGCGTCTCGGAAGGGATAATCAACAGCCTCCGAAGGAATCCTTTTTGATCGAAGAAGCGACCCAAGTTTCGGATGTGGTGGACGCCTTGAATAAGGTAGGCGCGTCCACAAGGGACATCATCGCTATTTTAGAGGCGCTGAAAACCGCAGGCGCGCTGCATGCGGAACTCGAGGTTCAGTAA
- a CDS encoding rod-binding protein produces the protein MIDQINNYSNRLNLTERPEVQRLLREEKELRKGQTFPELLREEFNDKLSGKVSSSEVRMPHNIKEEVTADPYRKRLYDASVEFESIFVKMVLKEMKATVHKSGLIDGGYAEEIFEDMLYDEYSKNLSANSSLGLAEQIYQSLSLNLSPIKKLDSKI, from the coding sequence ATGATAGATCAAATAAATAATTATTCCAATCGCTTAAACTTAACCGAGCGGCCGGAAGTGCAGAGACTGCTTCGGGAAGAAAAGGAACTCCGAAAAGGGCAAACGTTTCCCGAACTGCTGCGCGAAGAATTCAACGATAAACTTTCCGGAAAAGTCTCCTCTTCGGAAGTTCGTATGCCTCATAATATTAAGGAAGAGGTTACTGCCGATCCTTATCGTAAAAGATTATACGACGCTTCGGTCGAATTCGAGTCGATTTTTGTGAAAATGGTACTTAAAGAAATGAAGGCGACCGTCCATAAATCCGGACTGATCGACGGGGGATACGCCGAAGAGATTTTCGAAGATATGCTTTATGACGAATATTCTAAGAATCTCTCGGCCAATTCGTCGCTAGGACTTGCGGAACAGATTTACCAATCCTTATCTTTGAATCTGTCTCCGATTAAGAAACTAGACTCGAAGATCTGA